CGACAGCACGCAACTGGGCTGCTGATTGGGCAACGGAGGCCTTCCGTTCTGCCAGTAACGGATTGGCAGACGGCTGAAATGGAACGCCATCGTCCGGAATCGCCGGAAGGCGCGTAAGGACTCCAGCAGAAATAAGGGAACTGGGATGAACGTCGGGTTTGATCAGAAACTTGATCAGTGTGGCACGGCTCATCTCGACAGCTTCATCCGCAAAGGCAAGTTGAACCTTGGCCAACGATTTTTCAGCTTCCACGCGCGACTCATCCGCTCCCGGTCTTAGCTGTGCGGTGGCAAGTGCATGAATGTTTTGCCGGATCGTCTCCCAGTTGTCCACGGCAGCTTGTGCCGCTATCCGTGTCTGACTCGCGACAATGTATGTCAGATAGGCATCGGCTGCGGCAGTCGATACCTCGAGTTGAGTTCTCTGTGCCGTTGCTGTGGCCTTGTCCTTTGCTGCAATCGCCGACACCACGTTGGCGTGACGCAATCCGAAATCGAAAGGCTGCCAGTTCACCAGGAATCCCGCGGCGCTGCCCCACACAGAACCGCCATTGTTGCTGCCAATCACGGGTCCCGAGATAGAAGGCAGTGTCGCCTGGGGCAGCATGGCTCCAAAAACATTGTTTCGCGTGCCACGATTGAACTGGACGATCCCATCAATACGCGGCAGGTATGCCGAACGCATGAGTCGTATATTTGCCACTGACGCATTCAACTCAGCTTCGGTGACATGGATCAGTGGATAGTCCCGTTCCGCGTCACGTACAACCGTGACGATGGACAGGGGCGCGTCTGGTCCGCCCGAGCTCACTGCGACCTGGGCAAAGATGGATGATGCCGCAAGAGCCGCTCCGCAGCCACAGATCATCCGGGTTATCCAGCGGCAGGCGAAGACTTTTGCGAAACTTGTCCTATTCGTCTTCAATCAGTTCTCCAAAGAGTTCACGTACGCGTTTTTTCGCTGTCTTCAGAGCTCGCCGTCCAGTTGGGGTAATGCTGTAGACCCTGCGGCTGCTTTTCCCGGACCGCTCTTCACTCGACTTGAGGTAGCCTCGCTTCTCCAGGCCATGCAGAATCGGATAGAGCGTTCCGGGGCTGATCTTGTACCCGTGATGGGCAAGCTCCTCCGCCATGCCGGCGCCAAAAATCAGCTCTTTCTCCGCATGGTGCAGAATGTGAAGACGAATCATACCAGAATAGAGATCGCGGTCGTCTGTCATGGAAACGCATTTCGATATCGAACAACGATACCAAAATGCACAAACCCCCAAATAAACGTTCTATGAATCCAGATCTGCGCCGACTCCTCAGTACTCCTTCGCGATGCGTGTGTCACGTGCCGTACAAACAACAAGGCGGAGCCGAAGCTCCGCCTTGATCAAACCAACACTTTGTCTTAGAAATCGAGGCGAAGTGCAAGTTGCCCGGTTCTGTTTCCGGAATTCTCCGCTGTCTGCGTCGATGTGATCTGCCCGAACGAGTCCGGAGCAGAAACATTCACCGCAGGCGGCGCGAAGTTAGGATGGTTCGGCAGGTTGGTGAAGGTCGCTTCGAAGCGAAGCCGCAAAGACTCCTTCAGGTTGAACGTCTTCGCCAGCCCACCGGCAACGGCGGTTGTTCCGGGCCCAACAAGACTGCCAACCGCGCAGTTGCCAATGCGGCCGGCGCCGGGCACCGGGTTGAAGGCATCAATATTGAAGTAGTTCGCAAGCGAGCGGCTTGCCGGGACTGGATTCCCAATGCAATCCGGTCGAAGCGCCGCCCCACGAAACACAAGGTTCAGGTTCGCCGTGTCATAGCTGGGACTGGTCGTTGGCGTAAGGTACGGACCTGTCTGCCAAAGCGAAACCGTACTCACCTCCCAGCCGCCCAGCAAGGCCTCCCCAACGGAATTCATTCCACCCAGGTAGGCCCGATGACGGCCAACGGGCAGTTGATAGATCGCGGATGCAAGAAAGCGTTGACGCCGCGTTCCAACAACGTTGCCACGATTCGCGCGCAGGTTGAAGCGGTCCGCGACAGGAGTTCCGTAGTTGACCTCCGGTGCGAAGACAGAAGGTGCATCGCCGGCGGCATTGCTCAGGTTTTTCGCCCAGGTGTGATTCACCTGGAAGAGAAGCCCATGGCTCATCCGCTGGTTGAACTCCGTTTGAAATGCCTGGTAGTTTGCCCCGCCCGCGTTCTCGCTCGATAGAATGCGTGCCCAGTTAGGATAAGGACGCTTACTGTAGTCGTTGGCCGTGGTACTGGCATGCTGCTGGTTCAGATCAACCGTCTGTCCCATGCGATACGAGTTCATGCCGACGTAGCTGATACGAAGACTCATCGCATCCGTAAGCTGACGCTCCACCGTAAAGTTCCACTGTGCGGCCTGCGGATCGCGGAAGTGCAGATTCACGTTCTGATAGAAATCACCGGTACCCGCGCTTTCAGCGGCTGTCTGCGATGCCTTTACATACGGAAACTGAAACGCCGGCTGTCCATTGGCCTGCAGGTTCGACGTAGTCTGCACCACGCCTACGTTGATGTTTGTCGTATTGAAGGAGAGTTGTCCAAGGCTGGTCATCGTGAAGATGCCGAAGCCCGCACGAAGAACAGTCTTGTTGTCGCCAAAGGGGCGATACGCAATGCCTAACCGCGGCTGAAAGTTCTTTTTGTAGAACGCACGAAGGCCATCACCAACACCGACACTGCTTGCCTTCTCGATCGGGGCGCAGGGAAGCGACGGATTCACACCAGGGCAGGCATTGATCGTATTGAGCATCGCTTGTCTGGCATTTCCATGGTTCGGCAGGATAAAGCCTCCATTCGAAGGATCGAAGGCTCCAAGATTGTTGTTCTCACTGACAAACGGTGGCAGTGCCTGCCAGCGCAAGCCTGCGCTCAATGTAATGTATCGCGTCACATGCCATTCATCCTGAGCATAGAGTCCAGTCTGATAGGCATGCAGCTTCGTGTCAGGGCCGGACTGTGCCACATAGCTCTTCGAAGGAAGTCCAAGCAACAGGTCAGCGAAGGCATTGCCGCTGAAGGTCGCAGCATTGAAGGTAAATGCTCCGAAATCGTTCGAGCCGCCAAAGCTTTCAAGATCCGTGTAACGAACCCGGCGTACATCTACGCCAAACTTGATGGTATGGCTGCCCTTCACCCACGAGAGATTGTCTGTGAACTGCAGCGTTTGCGAACGGAGAGTCCCCGTCTTGTCCCGGCCGATTGTCGTGAAGTTTGTTCCGTCGCTAAAATCGAAAGTCGGAAAGGCATTGACTCCCGGAACATCGCTCAGGTCCAGCCCTTGCAGGCCAAGCGTTTGAACCGCGCTTGCTCCGCTGATGGGGAAGTCAACGACCGACGTGTAAAAGGTAAGGCCAAAGCGCGCCTCATTCAGCAGCGTCGGACGAACAGCATAGTTATGCGAAAGAATGAGGTTACGATTTGACTCGCGCCGGACCTCGTTCGGCAGCAGGTTATTCGTAATGCTTGAGTCCACATTCTTCCAACTCCAGCGGCCATAAAGCTGCTGCTTGTCCGTCAAGGTGCGGTCAATGCGGACATCGTATCCATTGATGTTCGCCGGAGTGGGTGCCTGCACACGGTAGTTGCCGGTCAAATCTGGACCGCCACCGGAATTTGGAGCAGGAACGTAATTGTTGAAGAGCGACCTGGAAACTGCGCTGATGCGGTTCGCAGGAATTTGATTGTTCGCAAACGGCATCCCGGTCGAAGGATCAACAACTGACGGCCCCGGCAGGTTATTGAGGTTGCCGCTGCGCATATCGAGCGTGGGGACGCTGAGCACCAGGGGTGTCGTAAACCGGCGGCGATTCGCCTCGTAGTCTGCAAAGAAGAAGGTCTTGTCTGCTCCGGACTTTATATGGGGCAGACGCAGCGGCCCACTGAAGCTGCCGCCAAAGGTGTTGTAAGCTTTGTGAGCCTTGCTATCGAATCCCCACGTCTTCGCATCGAAGGCGCTGTTCTGCAGATATTCGAACGCGCTCCCATGGAAACGATTATTGCCGCTCTTGGTGATGATCGTGACATCGGCCATCTGCGAGAACTCGGCATTGTTGTTGAACTGCGTCACCTTCATCTCGCCAATCAGCTCGGAAGAAGGATTCATATTCGCCAGCGCTCCGTTCTGGCGGATGTTTACCGTGGATGTGCCGTCCACCGAATACTGAATCTGCGCCGAAGTGCCGCCGCCAATGGATACATTTCCGCTGCTGTCCTGCTGCACGCCGGGAACTGCAACCAGTGCAGCCAGCGGGCTGTCGTTTCCGCCACGGTAGTTCATCGGCAACTGCACCACCTGGTTGAACAGCTTGGTATCGCCGATCGTTCCATTCTCCGTGTTAACGGTGGCCGCATCCGCTTCAACGGAAACACTCTGCTGTGCATCGCCAAGCTGCACTTTCACATCCACGCGCAGCTGCTGGCGAGCATCAAGTGCAATGTTCGTGATGGTTGTATCCGCAAAGTTCGCAGCAGTTCCTGTGACCGCGTAGGTGCCAGGATTCAGGTTCAGTACCTGGTAGTCGCCGTTCGAATCGGCAACGGTGTCACGTTGCGAATTGTCATTCAGGTTTTTTACGTGCACCGTCGCACCTGGAATAACCGCACCCGAGGGGTCCTGCACTGAACCGATAATGCTGCCAAATGTGGATTGCGCCGGTGCATGTCCAGCGAACAGCGCAATCGCCATCATCAAAATGGCGATTCTGCGCACCCGCAATACACTGCAACCTCCAAAGAATTTCATGGTCTATCTCCTGACTCGTCAGCCAATGGCCCGGTCAAAACGATTGCAACCCACAACGCATCAGGGAGGCATAAATGCGAAGCCGGCATTTTTCCTTTACGCCTTTCTTATGCGCCTCTCATTAGCCTCAAAGGTAGGGATGACGTGAAGCGGATTCGCTCAAGGTCGGTGCTCATTGGCGCAGCTGCATGTGCGTCGGTTTCCGTGTTCGGCTACCTCTTCAACTCCCGGGTCGAGCTGGCTTTTGCCAGTGTTCTCTACCTTTTGCTGACCATCTTTGTTGCCTGGCAGGCCCGCCTTCGCGCTGCCATTGTGACCGCGGTATGGGCTACGGTATGTCTCGACTTCTTCTTTACAGAGCCCAAGCTGGCGCTCCGGATGATCTCGCTTGCGGACTTCTGGTCCGTCGTCGCGTTTGCCTCGGTGGCGTTGCTTGTCAGCCATCTTTCCAGCCGGATCCGGCAACAGGCAGAAAATCTGAAAACCCAGGAAAAACGCCAGCGGGCCTTGTATGAGCTTTCCTCGGCAGCACTGTCTCTTTATTGGGGTGATGGATTTGGAGAGCAGCTCGCCTCTCTGGTCCGAAAGACTCTGCACGCAGAGTTTGTCCATCTCTGGACCGTTCGCGATGAACGAAACTACATTGCCGGTTGGTCCCATGTTGAGCCAGGCTCGATCCGCGCGGCCTTCATGGCTGGCCGCGACTTTGATCTTTCGCGAAATGATATTTACGTTCGCTTGTTGAAGTCCGGCGTACGCGATATCGGTTTGCTTTGGATCAAAGCCGCAGACACGGACCCCTTCATGGCGGATTCTGTGGTGCCCATCATCTCGTCGGCACTGGAACGTGCACGGGCCTTGAACAACGAGGTCACGGCGCAGTCGGAGCAGCTCTCAGAGCAGCTCCGCACCTCCGTGCTTGATGGACTCGCCCATGCGTTCAAAACCCCGCTGACAACCATCGCTTTATCAAGTGCTGGTCTGGCAGAGTTACCGGATATGGCGCGGGAGCAACGATCCGGCCTCGCGAACATCATCCGCAAAGAGGCAGATCGTCTGAATGAAATCACGCAACAGGTTCTGAAAACCGCTCGGCTGGAATGGAACCAGGTTCTTAGCAGGCGGGAAATCTCCTTGAGCACCTTGCTGGAAGAGGTTATTCATTCGCTTGGAAGCGAAGCGCAGATGCGGATTCACGTGACAAGTCGCAATCCCGCGCTTGTGGAAGCAGACCCGTCGGTGCTGAAGATCGCGTTTGAACAGATACTCGAAAACGCACTGAAGTATGGACAGGCCGGGACAGAGATACCGATCGAAATCCGGAGTGTGAAGACCTTGGTATCCGTGTCGATTCACAATACCGGCTCGTACATTCAACCCGAAGAACAGGAACTCATCTTCACGCGCTTCTACAGGAGTCCGAGCATGGCGTATCGCGCGGCTGGAACTGGACTCGGATTATCGGTGGCGCGTCACGCCGTAGAGGCGCACAGCGGGAAGATTCTTGTGCAGAGCGATATCGAAGCAGGAACGACCTTCCGCATTGATTTGCCCGCGATAGGAGAAGAAAAATGACACGAACAGTGATGATCGTCGAAGACGACGCCGCATTACGGGAAAGCCTGTCAAGCACCTTGTCCGCAATGGGGCTTGCAACTATAAAAATCGCGAGCGGGGACGAATGTCTTGCGTATCTTCATGATCAGCACGAGGATGTCGACGTCGTGCTGCTGGATCTGAATATGCCCGGGCTGGGTGGAATCGCGACCTGCCGCCAGCTTCGCGAAGCCTTTCCACATATCGGCATCATCGTCTTAACTGTTCGTGATGCCGAGGCAGATAAGATTTCGGCGCTTGATGCTGGCGCTGATGATTACGTCACCAAGCCATTTCAGCTTGGCGAGCTCTTCGCACGCATCCGCGCGGCATTTCGTCGCCGAAGGATCATGCTTGCGGAGCACGAA
Above is a genomic segment from Terriglobus tenax containing:
- a CDS encoding TonB-dependent receptor; translated protein: MMAIALFAGHAPAQSTFGSIIGSVQDPSGAVIPGATVHVKNLNDNSQRDTVADSNGDYQVLNLNPGTYAVTGTAANFADTTITNIALDARQQLRVDVKVQLGDAQQSVSVEADAATVNTENGTIGDTKLFNQVVQLPMNYRGGNDSPLAALVAVPGVQQDSSGNVSIGGGTSAQIQYSVDGTSTVNIRQNGALANMNPSSELIGEMKVTQFNNNAEFSQMADVTIITKSGNNRFHGSAFEYLQNSAFDAKTWGFDSKAHKAYNTFGGSFSGPLRLPHIKSGADKTFFFADYEANRRRFTTPLVLSVPTLDMRSGNLNNLPGPSVVDPSTGMPFANNQIPANRISAVSRSLFNNYVPAPNSGGGPDLTGNYRVQAPTPANINGYDVRIDRTLTDKQQLYGRWSWKNVDSSITNNLLPNEVRRESNRNLILSHNYAVRPTLLNEARFGLTFYTSVVDFPISGASAVQTLGLQGLDLSDVPGVNAFPTFDFSDGTNFTTIGRDKTGTLRSQTLQFTDNLSWVKGSHTIKFGVDVRRVRYTDLESFGGSNDFGAFTFNAATFSGNAFADLLLGLPSKSYVAQSGPDTKLHAYQTGLYAQDEWHVTRYITLSAGLRWQALPPFVSENNNLGAFDPSNGGFILPNHGNARQAMLNTINACPGVNPSLPCAPIEKASSVGVGDGLRAFYKKNFQPRLGIAYRPFGDNKTVLRAGFGIFTMTSLGQLSFNTTNINVGVVQTTSNLQANGQPAFQFPYVKASQTAAESAGTGDFYQNVNLHFRDPQAAQWNFTVERQLTDAMSLRISYVGMNSYRMGQTVDLNQQHASTTANDYSKRPYPNWARILSSENAGGANYQAFQTEFNQRMSHGLLFQVNHTWAKNLSNAAGDAPSVFAPEVNYGTPVADRFNLRANRGNVVGTRRQRFLASAIYQLPVGRHRAYLGGMNSVGEALLGGWEVSTVSLWQTGPYLTPTTSPSYDTANLNLVFRGAALRPDCIGNPVPASRSLANYFNIDAFNPVPGAGRIGNCAVGSLVGPGTTAVAGGLAKTFNLKESLRLRFEATFTNLPNHPNFAPPAVNVSAPDSFGQITSTQTAENSGNRTGQLALRLDF
- a CDS encoding response regulator transcription factor, whose product is MTRTVMIVEDDAALRESLSSTLSAMGLATIKIASGDECLAYLHDQHEDVDVVLLDLNMPGLGGIATCRQLREAFPHIGIIVLTVRDAEADKISALDAGADDYVTKPFQLGELFARIRAAFRRRRIMLAEHETPIESGEIFLDPELYRVTRRGSPLHLTPTEFKLLHLLMQHMGRPLSHQFLLTSVWGPNYGNEREYLRTYINQLRRKIEEEPARPKLLLTENYIGYRFNDTTL
- a CDS encoding ATP-binding protein; protein product: MSSEQRNRHHQNGDSAHPQYTATSKEFHGLSPDSSANGPVKTIATHNASGRHKCEAGIFPLRLSYAPLISLKGRDDVKRIRSRSVLIGAAACASVSVFGYLFNSRVELAFASVLYLLLTIFVAWQARLRAAIVTAVWATVCLDFFFTEPKLALRMISLADFWSVVAFASVALLVSHLSSRIRQQAENLKTQEKRQRALYELSSAALSLYWGDGFGEQLASLVRKTLHAEFVHLWTVRDERNYIAGWSHVEPGSIRAAFMAGRDFDLSRNDIYVRLLKSGVRDIGLLWIKAADTDPFMADSVVPIISSALERARALNNEVTAQSEQLSEQLRTSVLDGLAHAFKTPLTTIALSSAGLAELPDMAREQRSGLANIIRKEADRLNEITQQVLKTARLEWNQVLSRREISLSTLLEEVIHSLGSEAQMRIHVTSRNPALVEADPSVLKIAFEQILENALKYGQAGTEIPIEIRSVKTLVSVSIHNTGSYIQPEEQELIFTRFYRSPSMAYRAAGTGLGLSVARHAVEAHSGKILVQSDIEAGTTFRIDLPAIGEEK
- a CDS encoding TolC family protein, with protein sequence MKTNRTSFAKVFACRWITRMICGCGAALAASSIFAQVAVSSGGPDAPLSIVTVVRDAERDYPLIHVTEAELNASVANIRLMRSAYLPRIDGIVQFNRGTRNNVFGAMLPQATLPSISGPVIGSNNGGSVWGSAAGFLVNWQPFDFGLRHANVVSAIAAKDKATATAQRTQLEVSTAAADAYLTYIVASQTRIAAQAAVDNWETIRQNIHALATAQLRPGADESRVEAEKSLAKVQLAFADEAVEMSRATLIKFLIKPDVHPSSLISAGVLTRLPAIPDDGVPFQPSANPLLAERKASVAQSAAQLRAVERSWVPQFNLEAAGYARGSGAETNGQRLTGANGLAPNVANYAAGVNVTFPFMDFASIHAREATQGSLLKAARANEELASRSLQEQFSQAQAVLRASYTVAENTPITLNAAQTTIAQANARYKAGLTSIDDVAQAQRLLVQAEIDDAIARLNVWRAFLHLQAVRGDLEPFLQAASQ
- a CDS encoding PadR family transcriptional regulator yields the protein MTDDRDLYSGMIRLHILHHAEKELIFGAGMAEELAHHGYKISPGTLYPILHGLEKRGYLKSSEERSGKSSRRVYSITPTGRRALKTAKKRVRELFGELIEDE